agagccacatccagccgcatcccctgaatgcctccagggacggggcatccacaacctccttgggcaccctgctccagtgcgtcaccaccctcggggtgaaaaacttcttcctcctaatatctaacccaaacctcccctgcctcagttgaaaaccattcccccttgtcctatcgctacccACCCTCGTAAGCAGCCGTTCCCcgtcctgtttatacgctcccttcaggtactggaaggccacagtgaggtccccccggagccttctctcctgcgAGCTCAAcaggcccagttccctcaacctttcttcataggagaggtgctccagccctctgctcatcctagtggtcctgctctggacccgttccacgatcgcttcttgtgctgggggccccaggcctgggcgcaGTACTGCGGATGGGGCCTcgcaagagccgagtagagggggacaatcacctccctctccctgctggccacccctttcttagtgcagcccagagcaccgttggccttccgggctgcaggcgcgcactgctggctcacgtccagcttctcgtccaccaggacccccgggtccttctccgcagggctgctctcaaggagctcttccCCCACTCTGAAGCGGGCATTCTTTTCTTATGGCGCTGACGCATGGGGGATCGCTCCGCCCAACTGCGCGCAAAAGAGCTTCAGCTGATGCGTGTCTCTTGTGTCGTGCATGTCAAGGTTTTCCCAGACGGCACGCACGTACTCAGTACTTTCCCTGACATCACTAACGTAGGGTTCTGCGTCCTTGCACGTGCTCGGTCTTTCTGTGGTGGCGGTCCTAATCGGTGCCTCCGACCTTCGATGGTCTTCCACGATCGCTCTCCtccgcattggtgagcaccaggtctagTAATGCTTCGCCTCTGGCCGATCTGTCCGATACCCGGAGCAGGATGTTATCATCAACAGGCTGCAGcagtctcctggattgcttgcagctcaccttgctcttttccctgcatatagctgggtggttgaaatcctccTTCCGGAGGAGAGCTTGGAGCATGACGGCCCTTGTAGCTGAAGCCAGGCGGCCTCATCAGCGGGCCGGGGTAGCGCTCTTCACCTCTGTCAGTACGGCGGTGGACGCACCGGCGAGGGCCGAGACCTGTGCCCCTTCGGGGGAATCCCCGGGGGCGTCTGGTGCATCCACTCGGGCAGATATGGCAAGAAAGCGAAAATCTACCTGATGGCGCTGGAAGGGCGGCACTGCCCGCGGCCGGCCTCCCTTTGCTATTTGCTTCGTTTCTTCTTCGCTTCAGCACGCGGGGCAGACATCAGGAATGCAAATGACTGATAAAGCAAGCATCAGCCGTTTCCAACGTTAGAAATGTTGTTagaaagaaaggcttcaggaagCGGTGGCGCATTCTCCCGTGGGCAGCGGTGAGGACAAAGGAGTGACAAGCAAGTATACATAAAGGTACATTTTATTAACGACTTACTCCTATCGCTAGCATCCAACAGTAAAATGGGCAAAAGCCCAACCCGAGGCACGAGGCAGGGAAATGGAATCAAAGGGAAACCGGCAGATGGTcgctctctcttcccctccccttccgttccaggaaaggaaaccaGGCCTTCCAGGCTTTGCTGTTTCACTCCACGATGAGAGGGGTTGTGTAGAGGGAATGCCGGATTCCAAACGTGGATGCAGGCGCCTGGGGCTTGATCAGCGTCACCTGGAAGGgcgaaaaggaaaggcaggtcAGCGAGggcccttctctcctctgctgccctcgcTCCCTGCTGTCCCGCACCCCTTCCGATCCCAGACAGTCCCTGGTGCCTCTCCGGGCAGGGCTGAACGCCAGCGCAAAGCcggtgcagctccctgctggagcagagctggctcggGGAGGTGGGCTTACGGGCACCTCCTGTCTCGGAGAGGGCCgggtgtgcagctgggagctcgcAGCTAACTCTCTCTCCTAtgctgggggcatgctgcttggagcccttctgagcTGCGTCCCCCAGAAGAGCTTGGGAAGGACCAGCGCGTCCcattgaagggaaaaggagcagagggaggaaaagctgcgtgctgtgctgtccctccctccctccctctgctcgcAGGTGGCACGAGGGCAGGGGGcaggcctgctgtcctgcacttgGTCCCTGCGGCCAGGAGctcttgggctggaggaagcctcaggggaagggggagaggcgTGAAGGCCGCGCTTGTGAAacagaggggaagagctgagcagctgccttaCCCGGCCTACGCTGTAGTCTGCCGGCCCGGGCTTCGCTGCTTTGCCCTCTCCAGCTTTTGGTCGGGCTGCCATCGTGTACGCGGGCGCCCTGGTCTTGTAGGCATCCACAGGCACTTTGGGGAGCGCCGCAGGACCCGGAGTCTGCAAGAGAGTCACGACCATACAGGGCTGGGGTCACATTCAAGGCTCTCTCTTTCCCCGGCAGTCTGCGTTAAGCAAAGTTGCAGCAGGCTTGGAAGCCCCTGTGGCACAGGGGGAGCAGCCCAGGTTCGGATGCTAACGCGGAAAAGAGGAGCGGCAGAGCTCACCTTGGCAAGGTCTTCGTCAAACCGACCTCGCTGGCTCCTTCCCCTCACAGAGTAGCAGGGGCTGGCCGATGTGTAGACTGTGTTGGGCCCCATCAGCCTGGGCAGCGTGTAGGtgccaggacctgcaggaggagcagcagagagcgtGTGCgcgaggggctggaggagacggaagcagcagagaggggcagcctgcccagcctgctggtgggagcaggagggaggtcTCGCCCCTCTGCCAGTTCCTCCCTCTACTCTGGCACTGGGCCAGCGCCAGCAGCTCCGAGCCTGAGCAGCCGCAGCCGCTGCGGGCCCAGAGGTGTTGGTCGTGCAAGAAAGCTTGCGGCCCCAGCGCCGCGTCCTGCCGCGCAGGCTGTGCAGTAGGcccgctgctggtgctgagcagcagcccgtCCCTGCGGGATGCTCAGGCTGAAGGGTCTGCCTTTGCCAGGGTCAGCGTACCTGGAGGGTGGTCTGTCCGGAGGGGCTCCCGCCGGAAGGCCATGGACTGCACCGGTGGGCACTTGAAGACGTGCCTGTTGGCTGCCTCGGTGCGGTAGTCACCTGGGgcggaagagaagaggaagaaagccgTGAAGCGCCGgtcttcttcttctgcaaccGCACAGGCACTGTCCCGAGGAAAGGGTCTTCTCAAGAGCTGCAGAATTGCCGCTGGGGGACACAGGCAGCACGCGGGGACGCTCTTCTGTGCCCCGCCGCTATGCCCTGCCTTGCTGTCCCTCCCGTCAGCCCCCTGCCGCTTGTTCTTTTTGGACACGGGGTCCTTGTGCCCTCGGcccgtggccctgggcagctgtcctTCTCCGAGGGCGTTTATCGCTGCTCAGAGCGGTTTGCGTTCTCTCAAAAAagacctacagctccatcagggcgCGAGCTGGCCCCGGGCAAACGCGCCGCCCGCTCGTCTTGTCTGGGTGAAGTGCTGCACAAGTGGTACTCACTTGGTCCGGGAGTGACGGTGGTCTTCGTCGCGGGTCGTCCCCGGAGCTGGGCGCCCGGAGCCACGTACTTCCCGTTCCTGGTGATGGCGGGCTCCACAAAGTAGCAGGGACCTGGCCCGCAGCTCCCTGCCGCAGGCGGTTTGGTCCCTCTAAACGTGTAGGCGGGGGCACGGGCTTTGGTGGGGCTGTGGCCCACATAAcctaggaggaaaagcagaagagagcacacccctgtgcagctgcacgtCTCAAGCTCCGTTGGAACAGGCGCAGTTAGGCGCCGGGCCCTGGCCCCGACATTCCCTTCCCGCGTGACTTCTTCCTCCAAGAGCCCTGGAGGCGAGCTGTGCCGGGCCTCGGAGCGCACAAGAGTCAGTCCCTGAGTGCAAACGGCTGCGCGAGTGCCTTGCAAAGTCACCGCAAAAAGACAGCGGAGTTTTGGCCAGCACGCTGCCTGTACCCGCACCACGCGTGCAGGCACTCCACAGCGAGAGCCCCCTAAGGGTCAATTGTTCTGCAAGACCCCGTAACGCCTCtctacagctgcaaagctgagtCTGCGCTGGCCAGAAGCGGGCCCCTTTTTCCCCGGGCCACAAGGAGCAGCGCCAGCGGCACCGGCCTTCCTCGGCCAGGCCTGGCTCGCGGCTGCGCCAGGGAGCCAGGAGGCTCTGACAGAACGGGGAAAGGCtcgggagctgctctgccccgccATGTCCCCGGTGCGCCTCACGCCCTGGGGATGGTGGCTGTACCTGTTGTCCCCGGGATGGAGTACTGGGGCCCGGGGCTGGGGAACTGGGCCGAGATGAGGCCGCGTGGGCGATGAGGTCTCCAGGTCCCCACCCAGGCTCCGTCCATGCTGGCAGGCATGTGCCTCCAAACCTAAAGGCAAGAACAGAGGAGTTACTGACGGGCTGCCCCAACAGAGGCCGCAGGTGAGCTTTGCTTCCCGCCCCCCGcgtctcctctgctcagccgCAAGCTGTCCGCCACGTGGCTTGCAGCTCCTGAGCCGGAAGGGCCGGCAGCAGTTTCTCCCGCTCACTGCCAGTCCTGCCAGTCTCGTGCTGCATGCCCCTCGCGCACACCGGAGCTCAGCCCgcaccctgcagctgggctctgcagcctgacgTGTGCAGGAGCTCTCCCTCACCTCTCTGAGCCTTGGAGGACGAGCGCGATGAGGCTGAGCTagtctgctgctggggctgctctcaggcacagggcacggcgagcggctgcgggcagcacagctcacaaatgAGGCGCCTGGAGCCAGCGGCCAGCtgtccttggggagggcccGGCGTCGTCATGGCAATGCATTGTGACAGCACACGGGCTCCGGGTGATGTCATCTGTGCTGTGACATCTCCTGGCTGGCCTGGAGCCACGCCCGCCACGCCTTTTCGGCCTCGCACCCCAACCAGTACAAAGCCGTAGCGCACGCTGCCGACACCTGCAGATGGACTGAGCTCTCACTTCTAGCCACGTGCCGCCCGGGGCTCCTGAGGCTCGGTCAGCGTCACCTGCAAGGGAGAGATTACGTTACTTCGAACCTACTggaacatttctgagaatgacACTCTGTTCTTTGAAgctctgtgtgtatgtatacatataaaaataaatatacgagagccctaaaagcacagctgggacacccGTCTGCTGTTCGTATACAACGCGGCACAGTTTGAGCCTCAGAAGTTACTTCAAAGTCCCGAGGGTGCTAATGCTTTCATTCCCTCcactgccttcttcccagggaatctgtcaatgggcagagagatgttttcacgggttccctcctcccacccttctccttttctccccctcaaagTTTCTGGAACGTTCAAACCAACAGAATCCCGTTGTTCACATTGTCCGTGAAATTAAGCAGGCCTGGCAagccaggcaaggagcagcgcGAGCACGCAAGCCCTGCGGGGGACACCACAGGATCTCCTCCTGCTAAGTCTTAACGCAGCAGCTGCGTGCGTAACCCGCGCTATCgcagcagcgctcctctccTGCGGATACACAAAGCCTTCGGCTCGTCTCCTACACGAACACACAAGGCAAGAGGGAAAGGTTCCCATTTGTGCTGGATACCTACCGTCACCGCCTCCTCCACGACTTTCtggcttccccctttagctacaaagaagatatttcctttggaagcGTCACTCCGGCACGTCGCCGGGACAGCTCCCGCAACACACGCAGGTGCGCCGTAACGCCGCcgcagcagcgggcagcgcaCAGCAGGCGTTCCGGCGGCGAGCGAGCGGCCCCGGGCAGAGGGGGCGGCGCACCCGCCCGCGCCCACCCGCGTCCTGCTCGCGCGAGCCCCGCGCGCCGCGTCCCACCGCTCCTCAGCGACGGCCTCCGAGCGCCGCTTCAGGGGaagcccgccccgcccgcgcccgcgcccgcgcccgcgccccccgccggtACCGAAGAACTCCAGCCAGTTCATCTCGCGGAGCGCCGCGGGCAGCCGGAGGAGCTCCACGTCGTACAggttctccatctccttgacCAGGCGCTCCCCGTTCGTCCGCAGCTGCTCGACCCGGCTCCTCACTGCGGGGACGGACGCGGCGTCGGACGCGGCCCGGGCCCGACCTCTGCGCTCGGGCCCGGGCCTCGGCGCGCCCGCCCGCGGCCTACCCTCCCGGTCGAAGTCCTTCAGGAAGGCGCTCAGCTTCCTGCCGcgcgcgcccgcggccgccttCCTGCGGGCAGGAGCCATGAGGGCCGAGGAACGGCGCGAGCGCACCGAGCCCCGCTCCTGCTCCCGCACGGCGCCACAGCACCGCCCGCGCCGCGTTCAACCGCCGCCCGACGCGCGCCTGCTGTCCAATCAGAGCTCCGCGAGCGGCGGCGCAGCCAATCGGCACCCGGCGCGGTGTGATGACGCACGGCGCGGCGACCGCCCCCGGGCCGCTGTGCTGCGCCTGGCCGAGGAGCGAGCGGCGGAGCCGGGCCTGAGCGAGCTGCTGCGGcgcgggccgcgctgcccgtcgTTGGCCGACGCGCTGGAGGGCCTGCGGGACGCGGAGCCTTACTACCGGCACCTGCACCGtcccggggcggggcggggcggggcggggctccCCGGccagggctgcggctgcggctgcgtgCAAGGAGGAGTTTTGGGAGGCCACTCAAAGATGTCAAATCGGGGATCCCAAACACTGTGCGCTGTGCTTCTGAGCGCTGCGTTGGCTTCCATCGCCCCGGTACGCTGAAGGAATAAGCGTGGCTTACAGTGGTAGTTCCGGAGGTCCGCGTACCCAGTCTTGGTACTGGCCGAGCTCCAGTCTGAACGGAAGCCCTTCAGAGCAACGTGGCATTAGGACTCatggcatcatagaatggcctgggttgaaaaggcccaccacgatcacctagttccaaccccctgctatgtgcagggtcgccaaccgccagcccaggctgcccagagccacatccagccgcatcccctgaatgcctccagggacggggcatccacaacctccttgggcaccctgctccagtgcgtcaccaccctcggggtgaaaaacttcttcctcctaatatctaacccaaacctcccctgcctcagttgaaaaccattcccccttgtcctatcgctacccACCCTCGTAAGCAGCCGTTCCCcgtcctgtttatacgctcccttcaggtattggaaggccacagtgaggtccccccggagccttctctcctgcgAGCTCAAcaggcccagttccctcaacctttcttcataggagaggtgctccagccctctgctcatcctagtggtcctgctctggacccgttccacgatcgcttcttgtgctgggggccccaggcctgggcgcaGTACTGCGGATGGGGCCTcgcaagagccgagtagagggggacaatcacctccctctccctgctggccacccctttcttagtgcagcccagagcaccgttggccttccgggctgcaggcgcgcactgctggctcacgtccagcttctcgtccaccaggacccccgggtccttctccgcagggctgctctcaaggagctcttccCCCACTCTGAAGCGGGCATTCTTTTCTTATGGCGCTGACGCATGGGGGATCGCTCCGCCCAACTGCGCGCAAAAGAGCTTCAGCTGATGCGTGTCTCTTGTGTCGTGCATGTCAAGGTTTTCCCAGACGGCACGCACGTACTCAGTACTTTCCCTGACATCACTAACGTAGGGTTCTGCGTCCTTGCACGTGCTCGGTCTTTCTGTGGTGGCGGTCCTAATCGGTGCCTCCGACCTTCGATGGTCTTCCACGATCGCTCTCCtccgcattggtgagcaccaggtctagTAATGCTTCGCCTCTGGCCGATCTGTCCGATACCCGGAGCAGGATGTTATCATCAACAGGCTGCAGcagtctcctggattgcttgcagctcaccttgctcttttccctgcatatagctgggtggttgaaatcctccTTCCGGAGGAGAGCTTGGAGCATGACGGCCCTTGTAGCTGAAGCCAGGCGGCCTCATCAGCGGGCCGGGGTAGCGCTCTTCACCTCTGTCAGTACGGCGGTGGACGCACCGGCGAGGGCCGAGACCTGTGCCCCTTCGGGGGAATCCCCGGGGGCGTCTGGTGCATCCACTCGGGCAGATATGGCAAGAAAGCGAAAATCTACCTGATGGCGCTGGAAGGGCGGCACTGCCCGCGGCCGGCCTCCCTTTGCTATTTGCTTCGTTTCTTCTTCGCTTCAGCACGCGGGGCAGACATCAGGAATGCAAATGACTGATAAAGCAAGCATCAGCCGTTTCCAACGTTAGAAATGTTGTTagaaagaaaggcttcaggaagCGGTGGCGCATTCTCCCGTGGGCAGCGGTGAGGACAAAGGAGTGACAAGCAAGTATACATAAAGGTACATTTTATTAACGACTTACTCCTATCGCTAGGCATCCAACAGTAAAATGGGCAAAAGCCCAACCCGAGGCACGAGGCAGGGAAATGGAATCAAAGGGAAACCGGCAGATGGTcgctctctcttcccctccccttccgttccaggaaaggaaaccaGGCCTTCCAGGCTTTGCTGTTTCACTCCACGATGAGAGGGGTTGTGTAGAGGGAATGCCGGATTCCAAACGTGGATGCAGGCGCCTGGGGCTTGATCAGCGTCACCTGGAAGGgcgaaaaggaaaggcaggtcAGCGAGggcccttctctcctctgctgccctcgcTCCCTGCTGTCCCGCACCCCTTCCGATCCCAGACAGTCCCTGGTGCCTCTCCGGGCAGGGCTGAACGCCAGCGCAAAGCcggtgcagctccctgctggagcagagctggctcggGGAGGTGGGCTTACGGGCACCTCCTGTCTCGGAGAGGGCCgggtgtgcagctgggagctcgcAGCTAACTCTCTCTCCTAtgctgggggcatgctgcttggagcccttctgagcTGCGTCCCCCAGAAGAGCTTGGGAAGGACCAGCGCGTCCcattgaagggaaaaggagcagagggaggaaaagctgcgtgctgtgctgtccctccctccctccctctgctcgcAGGTGGCACGAGGGCAGGGGGcaggcctgctgtcctgcacttgGTCCCTGCGGCCAGGAGctcttgggctggaggaagcctcaggggaagggggagaggcgTGAAGGCCGCGCTTGTGAAacagaggggaagagctgagcagctgccttaCCCGGCCTACGCTGTAGTCTGCCGGCCCGGGCTTCGCTGCTTTGCCCTCTCCAGCTTTTGGTCGGGCTGCCATCGTGTACGCGGGCGCCCTGGTCTTGTAGGCATCCACAGGCACTTTGGGGAGCGCCGCAGGACCCGGAGTCTGCAAGAGAGTCACGACCATACAGGGCTGGGGTCACATTCAAGGCTCTCTCTTTCCCCGGCAGTCTGCGTTAAGCAAAGTTGCAGCAGGCTTGGAAGCCCCTGTGGCACAGGGGGAGCAGCCCAGGTTCGGATGCTAACGCGGAAAAGAGGAGCGGCAGAGCTCACCTTGGCAAGGTCTTCGTCAAACCGACCTCGCTGGCTCCTTCCCCTCACAGAGTAGCAGGGGCTGGCCGATGTGTAGACTGTGTTGGGCCCCATCAGCCTGGGCAGCGTGTAGGtgccaggacctgcaggaggagcagcagagagcgtGTGCgcgaggggctggaggagacggaagcagcagagaggggcagCCTGCCCAGCCTGCTGGTGGGAGCCGGAGGGAGGTCTCGCCCCTCTGCCAGTTCCTCCCTCTACTCTGGCACTGGGCCAGCGCCAGCAGCTCCGAGCCTGAGCAGCCGCAGCCGCTGCGGGCCCAGAGGTGTTGGTCGTGCAAGAAAGCTTGCGGCCCCAGCGCCGCGTCCTGCCGCGCAGGCTGTGCAGTAGGcccgctgctggtgctgagcagcagcccgtCCCTGCGGGATGCTCAGGCTGAAGGGTCTGCCTTTGCCAGGGTCAGCGTACCTGGAGGGTGGTCTGTCCGGAGGGGCTCCCGCCGGAAGGCCATGGACTGCACCGGTGGGCACTTGAAGACGTGCCTGTTGGCTGCCTCGGTGCGGTAGTCACCTGGGgcggaagagaagaggaagaaagccgTGAAGCGCCGgtcttcttcttctgcaaccGCACAGGCACTGTCCCGAGGAAAGGGTCTTCTCAAGAGCTGCAGAATTGCCGCTGGGGGACACAGGCAGCACGCGGGGACGCTCTTCTGTGCCCCGCCGCTATGCCCTGCCTTGCTGTCCCTCCCGTCAGCCCCCTGCCGCTTGTTCTTTTTGGACACGGGGTCCTTGTGCCCTCGGcccgtggccctgggcagctgtcctTCTCCGAGGGCGTTTATCGCTGCTCAGAGCGGTTTGCGTTCTCTCAAAAAagacctacagctccatcagggcgCGAGCTGGCCCCGGGCAAACGCGCCGCCCGCTCGTCTTGTCTGGGTGAAGTGCTGCACAAGTGGTACTCACTTGGTCCGGGAGTGACGGTGGTCTTCGTCGCGGGTCGTCCCCGGAGCTGGGCGCCCGGAGCCACGTACTTCCCGTTCCTGGTGATGGCGGGCTCCACAAAGTAGCAGGGACCTGGCCCGCAGCTCCCTGCCGCAGGCGGTTTGGTCCCTCTAAACGTGTAGGCGGGGGCACGGGCTTTGGTGGGGCTGTGGCCCACATAAcctaggaggaaaagcagaagagagcacacccctgtgcagctgcacgtCTCAAGCTCCGTTGGAACAGGCGCAGTTAGGCGCCGGGCCCTGGCCCCGACATTCCCTTCCCGCGTGACTTCTTCCTCCAAGAGCCCTGGAGGCGAGCTGTGCCGGGCCTCGGAGCGCACAAGAGTCAGTCCCTGAGTGCAAACGGCTGCGCGAGTGCCTTGCAAAGTCACCGCAAAAAGACAGCGGAGTTTTGGCCAGCACGCTGCCTGTACCCGCACCACGCGTGCAGGCACTCCACAGCGAGAGCCCCCTAAGGGTCAATTGTTCTGCAAGACCCCGTAACGCCTCtctacagctgcaaagctgagtCTGCGCTGGCCAGAAGCGGGCCCCTTTTTCCCCGGGCCACAAGGAGCAGCGCCAGCGGCACCGGCCTTCCTCGGCCAGGCCTGGCTCGCGGCTGCGCCAGGGAGCCAGGAGGCTCTGACAGAACGGGGAAAGGCtcgggagctgctctgccccgccATGTCCCCGGTGCGCCTCACGCCCTGGGGATGGTGGCTGTACCTGTTGTCCCCGGGATGGAGTACTGGGGCCCGGGGCTGGGGAACTGGGCCGAGATGAGGCCGCGTGGGCGATGAGGTCTCCAGGTCCCCACCCAGGCTCCGTCCATGCTGGCAGGCATGTGCCTCCAAACCTAAAGGCAAGAACAGAGGAGTTACTGACGGGCTGCCCCAACAGAGGCCGCAGGTGAGCTTTGCTTCCCGCCCCCCGcgtctcctctgctcagccgCAAGCTGTCCGCCACAGTGGCTTGCAGCTCCTGAGCCGGAAGGGCCGGCAGCAGTTTCTCCCGCTCACTGCCAGTCCTGCCAGTCTCGTGCTGCATGCCCCTCGCGCACACCGGAGCTCAGCCCgcaccctgcagctgggctctgcagcctgacgTGTGCAGGAGCTCTCCCTCACCTCTCTGAGCCTTGGAGGACGAGCGCGATGAGGCTGAGCTagtctgctgctggggctgctctcaggcacagggcacggcgagcggctgcgggcagcacagctcacaaatgAGGCGCCTGGAGCCAGCGGCCAGCtgtccttggggagggcccGGCGTCGTCATGGCAATGCATTGTGACAGCACACGGGCTCCGGGTGATGTCATCTGTGCTGTGACATCTCCTGGCTGGCCTGGAGCCACGCCCGCCACGCCTTTTCGGCCTCGCACCCCAACCAGTACAAAGCCGTAGCGCACGCTGCCGACACCTGCAGATGGACTGAGCTCTCACTTCTAGCCACGTGCCGCCCGGGGCTCCTGAGGCTCGGTCAGCGTCACCTGCAAGGGAGAGATTACGTTACTTCGAACCTACTggaacatttctgagaatgacACTCTGTTCTTTGGAGctctgtgtgtatatgtatatataaaaataaatatacgagagccctaaaagcacagctgggacacccGTCTGGTGTTCGTATACAACGCGGCACAGTTTGAGCCTCAGAAGTTACTTCAAAGTCCCGAGGGTGCTAATGCTTTCATTCCCTCcactgccttcttcccagggaatctgtcaatgggcagagagatgttttcacgggttccctcctcccacccttctccttttctccccctcaaagTTTCTGGAACGTTCAAACCAACAGAATCCCGTTGTTCACATTGCCACGTCTTCAGAACGTGCTTTT
The DNA window shown above is from Gallus gallus isolate bGalGal1 chromosome 19, bGalGal1.mat.broiler.GRCg7b, whole genome shotgun sequence and carries:
- the LOC121107221 gene encoding outer dense fiber protein 3-like is translated as MPASMDGAWVGTWRPHRPRGLISAQFPSPGPQYSIPGTTGYVGHSPTKARAPAYTFRGTKPPAAGSCGPGPCYFVEPAITRNGKYVAPGAQLRGRPATKTTVTPGPSDYRTEAANRHVFKCPPVQSMAFRREPLRTDHPPGPGTYTLPRLMGPNTVYTSASPCYSVRGRSQRGRFDEDLAKTPGPAALPKVPVDAYKTRAPAYTMAARPKAGEGKAAKPGPADYSVGRVTLIKPQAPASTFGIRHSLYTTPLIVE